The proteins below come from a single Streptomyces tubercidicus genomic window:
- a CDS encoding DEDDh family exonuclease, protein MLEDRMAAAADPIAPKIGQQPGPQTPPAPWPSAYPQGYAVVDVETTGLARDDRIISAAVYQLDAHGEVQDHWYTLVNPERDPGPVWIHGLTSAVLAEAPLFPEIVPELSRRLADRVLVAHNAMFDWSMIAREYARAAATAPVQQRLCTIALSKELRLPLPNHKLESLAAHYGVVQERAHHALDDARVLAEAFRPSLRRAARENLRLPLLSCQPLTEWSDAPAPRQHAAASSYRPTTWRPSRKRPACPYPNPGRYESGGRLVQGMRVAFSGDTSVDRELLEDRAIEAGLHVATSVSRLTSLVVTNDPDARTSKTAKAASFGTVMIDEAAFMQLLQDVAPAPASG, encoded by the coding sequence ATGCTCGAAGACCGCATGGCAGCAGCCGCCGACCCGATCGCGCCGAAGATCGGGCAGCAGCCGGGCCCGCAGACGCCGCCGGCTCCCTGGCCGTCCGCGTATCCGCAGGGATACGCGGTGGTGGACGTGGAGACCACGGGCCTGGCCCGCGACGACCGGATCATCTCGGCAGCCGTGTATCAACTCGACGCGCACGGCGAGGTCCAGGACCACTGGTACACCCTCGTCAACCCGGAGCGGGACCCGGGCCCGGTCTGGATTCACGGGCTCACGAGCGCCGTGCTCGCCGAGGCCCCGCTCTTCCCGGAGATCGTCCCGGAGCTGTCCCGCCGTCTGGCGGACCGGGTACTGGTCGCCCACAACGCCATGTTCGACTGGTCGATGATCGCCCGCGAGTACGCCCGCGCCGCGGCGACCGCCCCCGTGCAGCAGCGGCTGTGCACCATCGCGCTGTCCAAGGAACTGCGGCTGCCGCTGCCCAACCACAAGCTGGAGTCCCTCGCCGCCCATTACGGCGTGGTGCAGGAGCGCGCCCACCATGCGCTGGACGACGCCCGGGTGCTGGCCGAGGCGTTCCGTCCCAGTCTGCGGCGGGCCGCGCGGGAGAATCTGCGGCTGCCGCTGCTGAGCTGCCAGCCACTGACGGAGTGGTCGGACGCCCCGGCGCCCCGGCAGCATGCCGCCGCCTCGTCCTACCGCCCCACGACCTGGCGGCCGTCCCGTAAGCGCCCGGCGTGCCCGTACCCCAATCCGGGGCGCTACGAGTCCGGCGGCCGGCTCGTCCAGGGGATGCGGGTCGCGTTCTCGGGCGACACCTCCGTGGACCGGGAGCTGCTGGAGGACCGGGCGATCGAGGCGGGGCTGCATGTCGCCACGAGCGTGTCCCGGCTCACCAGCCTGGTGGTGACGAACGACCCCGACGCCCGGACGTCCAAGACCGCCAAGGCCGCCTCGTTCGGCACGGTCATGATCGACGAGGCGGCGTTCATGCAGCTGCTCCAGGACGTGGCCCCGGCGCCTGCGTCCGGGTGA
- a CDS encoding TetR/AcrR family transcriptional regulator, giving the protein MTRTALTGEEVLTAAARLVREGGPGALTMRRLATELGTAVTSIYWHVGNRESLLDALVERTVREMGEIHPTGDTPRARIVSVARALHSALRERPQLIAMVHERGLTERMFLPAQQALVHEMHAAGLRGETAAEAVRAVQFQVVGFVLVERNRERSPEQHPSEGELWDSPTAGHDPALARALAGPVDTGRLFAVSLEALVASLVSCGGSGA; this is encoded by the coding sequence ATGACACGTACCGCGCTGACCGGCGAAGAGGTGCTGACGGCCGCTGCCCGGCTGGTGCGGGAGGGCGGCCCCGGCGCGCTCACCATGCGCCGCCTCGCCACGGAACTGGGCACCGCCGTCACCTCCATCTACTGGCACGTCGGCAACCGCGAGTCGCTGCTCGACGCCCTCGTCGAACGCACCGTCCGGGAGATGGGCGAGATCCACCCCACCGGGGACACCCCGCGGGCCCGCATCGTGTCGGTCGCCCGTGCGCTGCACTCGGCGCTGCGCGAGCGCCCGCAGCTGATCGCGATGGTGCATGAACGCGGCCTGACGGAGCGGATGTTCCTGCCCGCGCAGCAGGCGCTGGTCCATGAGATGCACGCCGCCGGGCTGCGCGGCGAGACGGCCGCCGAGGCGGTGCGGGCGGTCCAGTTCCAGGTCGTCGGCTTCGTCCTGGTCGAGCGCAACCGCGAGCGGTCGCCGGAGCAGCATCCGAGCGAGGGTGAGCTCTGGGACTCCCCCACCGCCGGGCACGATCCGGCGCTGGCCCGCGCGCTGGCCGGCCCGGTCGACACGGGGCGGCTGTTCGCCGTTTCTCTGGAGGCGCTGGTGGCGTCGTTGGTCTCTTGTGGGGGGTCGGGGGCGTGA
- a CDS encoding acetoacetate decarboxylase family protein produces the protein MARIRYGARTAAEITAARTASSRLPEIWSTGVAAVWETDPDAVAAVLPPPLEPTGRPLVRVNISKVELPGYPLGAGSVAVAAAHHGIEGWYPLVMPMTHERALTGGREVFGEPKKLGEVTVERDGPVVRAALARHGIAFVEVRGAVSGPLPLPEPSRKTDFYFKFLPAVDGSGFDLDPVLVHCLRHEKVRRLERITGDVVLRESMYDPVADLPVRTLVDLTLGEKTTDQQGRVVERVSAASLLPYIHQRYDDPQQILDGPPQGSA, from the coding sequence ATGGCCCGCATACGCTACGGAGCCCGCACCGCGGCGGAGATCACCGCGGCCCGCACCGCGAGCTCCCGGTTACCCGAGATCTGGTCCACCGGGGTGGCCGCCGTGTGGGAGACCGACCCGGACGCGGTCGCCGCCGTGCTGCCGCCGCCCCTCGAACCCACCGGACGCCCGCTGGTCCGGGTCAACATCAGCAAGGTCGAGCTGCCCGGCTACCCGCTGGGCGCGGGCTCGGTCGCCGTCGCGGCCGCGCACCACGGCATCGAGGGCTGGTACCCGCTCGTCATGCCGATGACCCATGAGCGGGCCCTGACCGGCGGCCGGGAGGTCTTCGGCGAACCGAAGAAGCTGGGCGAGGTCACCGTCGAGCGCGACGGCCCGGTCGTCCGCGCCGCGCTCGCCCGGCACGGCATCGCCTTCGTCGAGGTCCGCGGTGCGGTGAGCGGCCCGCTGCCGCTCCCCGAGCCGTCCCGGAAGACCGACTTCTACTTCAAGTTCCTGCCCGCCGTGGACGGTTCGGGCTTTGACCTCGACCCGGTGCTGGTGCACTGCCTGCGCCACGAGAAGGTCCGCCGACTGGAACGGATCACCGGCGATGTCGTCCTCCGCGAGTCGATGTACGACCCCGTCGCCGACCTCCCCGTACGCACCCTCGTCGATCTCACCCTCGGCGAGAAGACCACCGACCAGCAGGGCCGGGTCGTCGAGCGGGTCAGCGCCGCTTCCCTGCTGCCGTACATCCACCAGCGCTACGACGATCCGCAGCAGATCCTCGACGGGCCGCCCCAGGGGAGCGCCTGA